The following is a genomic window from Onthophagus taurus isolate NC chromosome 1, IU_Otau_3.0, whole genome shotgun sequence.
TGTAgctgttaaagtttctggtaCCTGAGGAAGATCGAATATGTAGAGTAAGTACATTGTTGGGCCAAGCACACTTCCTTGAGGAACTCCGGCTCGCATTTCATGTAATGGTGAATAAGCGTTTTcgtattttattctaaaatatcaatcagaaagatacgattttaatagttgactatacgttgatggtagtatttggtctagtttgtaatttaaaccatctaATCAGACTTTGTCGAAAGTTTGTGCAACATCCACAAATACGGCGGAGcagactttattttcttccattgCTATTTCGATAGTATTCGTTATTCTATGCATTTGGTCTATTGTTGCATGTTTATTCCGAAACCCAAATTGATGTGTTGATATGAGggctttttcttctatgacaggttttacttttttaatagtaattttttaagcagTTTTGATAGTAAGGGTAATAATGAGATTGGCCTATATGACAGGGTTtggtatcattattatttcagcaACTTTCCATATGCTTGGGaagtatttctgtttaaaagtagcattaattatgtgtaatagttttgtaatCGCCCGTTTTGGTAGATGTTTCAATGTTTCTCCATTAATTAGGTTATAACCTactaatttctttatatttagtttttgtatttcataatacaGTTCTCTCATTCTTACACATGGTATATTACTCTGCTGATCACTTTGAATTACGTTAGGGACACTATTTAGCATAGTTGTTGGACTGTCTgatgtaaaagtttctttcagaTGTTCAGCAAACAAATTAACTCTTAGCCcaatttccattattatttcgaattggaggtgtatgtgtttttggaactttaagctttcttgTTGCATTCCACAGAGgcaataattttgaatttcttgctttccgtttttctgcaattttgtcTCTAATGAATTTACGATAAATATTagattttggtgttaaaattggTGTTGAGTTTTTGTATGTCTTTTAAGAACTTTTCATTGTCAATGTCTTTGTTTGTTTTCATAAGAGCATTCagatgaattttattatctaatgtTTGTTGAAATAGATTCCAATTAGTGAATTTATTAGTTAGTGATAAAAAAGGTTCTTTGTTACatactttgttatttagaGTAATAATTACTGATGAGTGATCTGAATCCAGTCCTAACTCTTCTTCTATGTTTACGAAGTTAAGCGATTTTACTTCTATTTGTTGGCCAGTAAGTTGGCTTTAAAGTAATCGATTATGGATCAAAATTCATCTGGGTCTTGTTTGATTAACAATTTGCTTACCAGTTTCAGATTAATATTAAGAACTGAATTAGTCAAAAGATCCACATCTTAACTTGATTAACTTGAAGGGCCGATTAAGAATTCAGTCAACTGATTCTGATATATTGGGGATATTTATGATCACCCCAATGACGCTTTGTATGATCCATACTGGATTTCGAAAATATGCCTAATTAGCAAGCTAGTGTGTTGTTGTGTCTCCACTCCTGGTGGTGCCCAAAATCTCTGGCTTTCCGAAACTTACCCGTCGAGTCATCGGAGGAATGTCAGGGGATCGCTAGCTGGCATCGTTTATGGTTAGAACTAGAACAGTATCTGATCTCCTTCGAACCTCTAACGTCTTCTTATGAATGCCCTCATCCGTTCCTAATAATTATTTCCTCGAACTTTCAAAAACCAACAGAATTTAACCGAGGTTCTATTCCATTATTCCATGCACGCACTATTCAGGCAATGTTGGGATTGAAATTGGACCAACCCAAAGAGCTAAGGCAACCAATTGCTCTTCAATTGATACTCGTTAAATGGTTTAGAGTGTATTCATTCCGATTACAGGGCCTTGGATGATACCAATGGGTAATTTGTGTTCCTGCTGCTTTCCTTGGATTCTCCCTTACAGCCATCCACTTTAGGATAGTTGATCAATTCATTTGAAAGATATGTTGCCAGTACGATCAACAAAAATCACCacaaattagttttaatataaaaaaaacactcTGCATGAATTAGCGCTGTAATTACCAGTTTTCAATTAAATGTGAGTATGAGCACACTATAACTGATTTTGATGAGCTTAATTAAGGCGAAAGCTCATCCTTGCCAGTCTTTGAAACTAGAACAAGAATGTTGCGATCTTTAATATAATTCATACAATAATAAATGGTCGTTCATGTCAACGAGTATAACTACTTTGTTGCATGTACCTATTAATTGCTCAAAATCCTTTATTGTAAGTGTGCTGCGTGGGTTACAAGAAATATGTGGTTATATGCAAGttctaatttcattttcttaatCAACAATATATCTGTAGGAATTAGTTTAGTCACAACTTTGgcgatttcaataaattccgAGCTAATGGTTGGTGGTGTAACAGTGGTTGGCGAAAGATTTATGGTTGTATTTTGGGCTTGTGTTATAGTTAGCTGTTAGGCCATTATTAGCAGTTCTTGCATTATTAGATGGTTTTGTACTTTCTAACATTTGCTCTGATGTTGTTCTTGTTGCTAGTTCTTGTAATTTTGTAAGTTTTTGGATAACAACGCCGATCTCGATTTGCATATGTAGATCATCGAACACACAAGCTTTTTGTGCTTTTCCTTTCttgtatgtacagggtgtgACCTCCAAAAGTCATCATACCGCATAGATATatgattttgaaattgataGTTGACAAACTGAATGTTGCATGAACACAATCAGTAATTCCAATAAACAttctaataataactaattcaAAAACACTTTCAATATTGCTCATCAAATGGCAGAACTATTGATCAGCTCATCAAATTACCTTTAAAAGTTTGTGTAAATTTGTAAAatcctttttgtttttagagTAAGaacaatttgttgtttttcacAATGTAACTCATACATATTTTGTGGATCAGAATCAGGAAATATAAATGTTTGGAACATAGACACCGGTAAACTATCAGCGATTTATCATCCATATAAAAAGTTCTCCACAAACACCTTAACCATACACACTTTggatttttgttcaaaatcaaaaatattagctTTCGCTCATTTTGGGCGAAAAATACCAATTATGATATACTGCTTCGATCCAATAACGACTGATATTGATTTAGAAGTTTTTGATGTCCAAAGAAAATGGAGAAATGCAATCAATACTGTTGGTGGAAATCCTAGGAAAACAAGATCGGCGGAGGTTGGACAAAATGAATCtaaatgtgttaatttaaaggaaattttagataaaatcgatagaattattacttaaatgcaagaatatattttagaattataataaatgagatagaataaataagttttttttataaatctgcTCTTTTCCATATAATCACCAAACCTTCCAAATCGCTTGTAGCTAATAGAGATTCGTTATAATTAAATGTAATTCCAAGAACGGGGCTTGAATGTCCTTGTAAAGTATTTACGCAAGATCTCGATCCGTGTTTTTctatatcaataaaataaacgcTTCCATCATCACTACCAGTAACTAAAATTGACGCATTTTAAGCAAATTTTCTGAgcacattaattaatacatacCGACGCAAGCCCCTTGTCTGAAAGACATAATAGGACAAAATGTCGATTTTACGGAATGTTTAGTGTGTCTATTCGGAAAGCGGCGCTTTAAAGATAAAGTTCCTTCATAATCCACGATactaaaaaattcataaattgtaataaataataatacatattttttaatacgaACTTGAAGAGGCATAAAGAATTATTTGACGAATTTACAAGAAGTAAAGGATCTCGAGCTTCTCGACTAATCCAAGCGCGATAACTTAAGCTAGTTATTGAACACGGCATTCCCATGTTTAATCTTCTTGTGCGGCACAATTGACCGCTTATGTCGCAAAGAATAGAAACGATTTCACcctgaaataaatatttttgattttttctgtATGTGGGGTGCTGCGAGAGGGTAAAATATCAGCTGCGATGTCCGAGTGGTTAAGGAGTTTGACTCGAAATCAAATGGGCTTTGCCCGCACAGGTTCGAATCCTGTTCGCagcgaatttttttttaaaccatttaatttttaccttaTCATTTCCAGCCCATATTGTTTTACCATTCGCATCTGAAGCTAAACACAAGACATTTCCAGTAACTCtacaaacatttttcataaatctcCCAGTTGATACATTTGCAATTCTGACTTCCCCTCTACTATTTCCGGTctaaaaagtgattttaaaaCTTGTTACCACTAATCTAACTTAACTTACTATTAAAAGATTATTGTTAACCGGTTGGAACAAACAACAAAGAATCTGCGAAGAATTAGGATCTTGAACTGTTCTTAAACATGAATAATCAGCAACTTTCCATACTTTAACTGTACTGTCTAATGAAGAACTTGcaattaaatcattattagCAGACCAATCAAAACCTTAAAATGTCATAAAATATGTAATGgtgctttttaattttaaagaatgttATAATACCTGTTACAGCTTTTGtatgatcttttaaaattgctAAAACCGCAGGTGGCGAATCAGTTACATTGCACACAGATAAATTACCATCAACAGAAGAACAACATAGTAACGATTGATCGTTGTTAGCAAATTTAACCATTGTAACTGGTTCATTATGCTTAAAAAATTGAGATAATTAGATAAATATATATGTAGggttgtttcaaaaataataatgctAAATGAGAATCgcatataaaatcgaaaacgAATATGTACTATGAATATTGAtcagaaaaattaaagttgaaagataaatagtttttaaatttacttctaaatttttgtaattactaCACTGTGAAAATATTAATGCCTAAAGAAGCAACCCATAGTGTACCATACAGTGTCGGTAACCTCAATAAGTGCTATGACCCCAATAAAACCAGCTTGCAAGTTATCTAACATGTAACAACTTCTCCTCTCCATACCATTGTTGCTTATAATTACCGCCACCACaaactaagcaaaaaaaaagaaaagactGGGTGACAGCCTGTGCAAGGCCAGCTGACAACTTGATTCAGTTGGTTGTAGAGAGATATGTGTTacttattgattttataaatagtGAAATAAATGTTCCATCTTCTTCAGGATGAAGCATTGTCAGAGTAGTAGTAGTCTGGATTTATATTCATATATGTACAAAAGGTCGAGGACGACCACCCATGAGATAGGAGATTCAATTACACAATGGATATAAAATATGACAAGAAGATTCAAGGAAAaggaaaataatattataataaaagctttttgtttgtttttctaGTTTTGTATTTGAAGGACCAGCCAACTTAACAACACGTCCTACACGCGAATAGTGAAAAGATCATCTTTCCAGCGGCAAAAACGTTTAACAGGATAAATTTACGATGCATGAACCTGCTAATGAACCCAGCTAATGCCAGGTGTTTTAGTTAAGCAACATTTcatccaaaaaattttatacaaatttaatatttggatTAATAAGCACGCAAAGAATTTCACAAAATcattgagaaaaatgtcttgGTTACATGGCTAATAAAATCGAggaaaattatcgaaaatagTATCACAGTCTTCTAACTGGAAAATTCTCGGTTCCAGGTCTTTGCGTTTTTGCTCATTTAGAACTACCAACATGTTCGCGCTTTCGTCAACTCACCACGTCCTGCACTTCCAGGTTTCTCATTAAGTACACATTATGTACTCTGATGATAGTTTTGAGATGCTTGTTATACTTCTCTAGGTTCTCATTCCTGTAGTGATTATGACTTTTGTGTGGGATGTTTCGGCTTTTTACACCCATGCATTTGTTGTGCCATATTATCTCTTAGACACCCTGATATTATCGCTGCCTTATTTGCCCGATTCATCCCTTCATTCATTAATTCACAATTAATTTGCATCTATTGAGGTctttagctcaccatcaattTGGTCTTCTCATACGCTAAtttcatattaaatttttcggCTGCTCTTGCAAATCTGTACAGAACGCTTTATAGGTCATTCTCATTCTATGCTATTAGTACGGGATCGTCTGCGTAACAGAGGATTCGGAGAATGAAGTTACCCATTTTGAATCCGGCGTTAACCTCGTTTATTCTTTCATTTATCTTGTCCACTATAAGATAAAACAAACATGGGCTAAGACTGAACTGTCTTCCAACTGGACAATTGGTTCCAAGTCTTTGTGTTTTTGCTCATTTAACGATTCATGTCAATCTCATCATATTACTGCAACTTACCACGTCCTGCACTCCCAGATATCTTATTAAGTACTGTATATTTACTGTCCGAAGCAGCCtactttaatcaaaatttttaactttactattttggaattgaaaGATAATGCTTATTTTTTGCAAATACATCATGCGTGCGATGTATCATtagaaagctaaaaatatgctcttttcagcaATATCATAATCaattatagtttgtatttaaaaaacaacttataCAACTTTATggtatatcttaaaaattatcagctacgtttaaaatttttcaacggcgcTATATTCTATACAACAACAATTTTGGTCATATCTAAGACAAAAAAGGGCGGTGTTGGCTTTCCGGTGGTTGTCCGACATAATGGTGTCTCCTCGGTGAATGGGGAGGAAGTTTGTGAACTCTTTTCCGACTACTTCGGATCTGTATTTGCCCCGCCGGTAATTACTGCATACCCCGAGACTGTTTCGATTAATCCAAGGTTGAAGTGACTCTTTTTGGTGTTGCTGTTTCCAAGGGTCTGGGCTCAGATGATATACCTTCCATTGTTATTAAGAGATGCTCTAAATCTCTTGCTAGACctaaggacagtagaatctaacaggactgctacatccattgttgtgacaacctgcccgcaaactacgtcacacacagctgttgttatggtctatgcttttgctgtgtatttttagaggttGTATCCTaggacgtattcatattatttttgaagttttatgtttttagacgtattaatgtctctcatataacctctaaaatcACAGAGTTACCAGGTGTGGCAAatagtgcgggcaaccaaccgtTTGTTGGTTgtagtggactacaaaaatataatggatgtagcagtcctgttagaatCTACTGTCCTTGGCTAGACCTCTatgcttaatttttaatatgtcgCTACGTTACGGTGTTTTTCCAACTGTGTGGAAACGGGCGAAAATAGGCAATTACGCCTATTTTTATGTCAGGAGATCGTAGTCTTGTAACTAATTACCGTCCTATATCTATTTTACCAATAATGggaaaaatctttgaaaaattggtTTACAGTAAGCTATTTTTTCACATGAAGCCCTGTGTGGGTGCGGAGCAACACGGTTTTTATCCGGGGCGATCTGTGGACACCAACTTGTTAGAATATGCTGACATTCTTTTTTCGactattgataaaaatatccaaGTAGATGCGATATACACTGACTTTAGCAAAGCTTTTGACAAAGCGGATCATCGTTTATTACTGTTGAAGTTGGAGCGCGTTGGTGTCGCAGGTGTCCTTTTGAGCTGGTTTGCTTCGTACCTCTCCAATCGCACGCAAGGGTTGGTGGATATCCGTCCGGTCCTGTTATCATGTCTTCCAGAGTGCCTCAGGGTAGTCATCTGGGCCCGGTCTTGTTTACGGTGTACATAGGTGACATCTCCAAGTCTTTTCTTACCTCAAGATGTCTTATGTATGCTGagaacattaaaatattttctcctGTTGCTGCTGTTTCAGACTGCGAATGACCTGAAcagattttatgatttttgtgCGATTAATAATTTGTCACTTAACATATCGAAGTGTAGGACTGTTACTTTTACGAGAAAAAAGCAgttcattaaatttgattagCGGTGCGGAACATGCTTACTGGATCGTTTTTACACTATTAATGTCCTGGGCATTATTTTAGATAACAAACTACTGTTTGATCAACACGTTGATGCAGTGGTGACCAGAGGTAATAGGATGCTGGGATTTGTAATGCGCTCTTCTGAATCGTTCTGCAGCCCTAgacctattatttctttataaaatgttttcgtTAATAGTTTTTATCGTTCGGCTGTACAGTTTAGAACCCTCAGTACGACGCATACATTAACAGAATAGAGAGGATTCAGATAAGATTTCTGAAGTATCTCTCGTATAAATTTCGGCATCCTTATACAGATTACCAATCTGCCTGTCAAATGTATCATATGCTCACACTTCAGCAGCGCAGAACTTGCAGTGATGCCTGTTTTCTGTTCAGGTTGGTCAGAGGCTATTGTGATTCTTCCTATCTTCTTTCACGCATTGATCTGCATGTTCCCCCTCGTCGGCTGCGTTATGACTTTCTGTTTTATGCGCCGACTGCCCGGACAAATTCGTATAGAAATTCCCCAATACTTCGCATGGAGAGCGCAACTTCAAACAAATTATTCGTAATGCCGTGCTCACCCTACCAGTTGTGTGATTTTGAGTACATTATCTCATTGCAGCGGCTTGAGTTCTCCCTTGAAATGGATTGATCACATATACTTAAGgccattaattaattaattgttcattttcaattttgtgttCATACAATTATTgcatataaaatgtattatagTGGAGTAGCTTTTATGTGGGACTGTGTCCTGTTGCTACCCCCATgtgtgtaaataaaataaagagtgTCTTAAAAAGCGTATTAAccctttttctttaatttaaaaaatagacgaaatatgagcattttttgaaatcgcgaaaattttgattttt
Proteins encoded in this region:
- the LOC111419307 gene encoding WD repeat-containing protein 13-like; translation: MTTALQQQVFALDAKYNANRAPNSPGFRTLYIRRRSQLLRETEREPDKWAQYLKLRSTLLQQRYGNAGCDSTHLRSTSRSSISNESRTSIFGVKDVVVPTKQAEASRAIVGGNSIAENYAFKGVHHIFDQHNEPVTMVKFANNDQSLLCCSSVDGNLSVCNVTDSPPAVLAILKDHTKAVTGFDWSANNDLIASSSLDSTVKVWKVADYSCLRTVQDPNSSQILCCLFQPVNNNLLITGNSRGEVRIANVSTGRFMKNVCRVTGNVLCLASDANGKTIWAGNDKGEIVSILCDISGQLCRTRRLNMGMPCSITSLSYRAWISREARDPLLLVNSSNNSLCLFNIVDYEGTLSLKRRFPNRHTKHSVKSTFCPIMSFRQGACVVTGSDDGSVYFIDIEKHGSRSCVNTLQGHSSPVLGITFNYNESLLATSDLEGLVIIWKRADL